One Candidatus Hydrogenedens sp. genomic window, TCTACTTTTAATGAATTTGTTGTGCGTCTTCCTATCCCGGCGGAAAAAGTTATTTTGAAAATTAAGCAAAGTGGAATATTGCCCGGTATACCTTTGAAGTCTTTATTGGGACATTGTAAACAACAAATACCTTGTAAAGATATAGATGGAAATACCTACGGTGAAGAAGGCGATTTGCTTATAGCGGTAACGGAGAAAAGAACACAAAAGGAATTGGATATGCTCGCCGAACTTATTCGGATAAATATTTTATAGGAGTAGTTATAATATGGACTTGATTTATGAAAGATGCAATCATCGGCAGGCTTTCTCTTTTAGGAGTAATAAGGAATTGGATGTTCCTTTTCCACAAGAACTAAAACGGCAAAAGTCCGCAGAACTTCCCGAAGTTTCAGAACTGGATGTCGTCCGTCATTTTACCCATCTCTCACGGAGAAATATGGGAATTGATATGAACTTTTATCCCTTAGGTTCCTGCACGATGAAATACAATCCTAAAATTGCGGATGTTGTTTCATCATTTGTCGGGTTTACACAATTACATCCCCAGTTGCTCTATTCTGAGACTTATCTTGACTATGTTCAAGGTGCTTTAGAACTGGTTTACCATTTGGAGCAATTACTTAGCGAAATTTCAGGTATGCGGGCTGTTTCTATTCAACCTATGGCAGGAGCCCATGGCGAATTAACCGGCGTTTTGATGATGTCCGCTTATCACAAATACCATAAAAATACCCATAAAAAGATAATGCTTATACCGGACTCGGCACACGGGACAAATCCTGCCAGTGCCGCCATAGCAGGTTTTCAAGTGCGGGAGATTCCTTCGAATTCGCAAGGGACTTTAGATTTAGACCGTTTTCGTGAAGCCATGAATGATGAGGTAGCAGGAATTATGTTGACCTGCCCAAATACGCATGGCTTGTTTGAAAAAGATATTCAAGAAATTGCTGACCTTGCTCATCGGCACGATGCACTGCTTTATTATGACGGTGCTAACCTGAACGCTATTATTGGACAGTGTCGTCCCGGAGATTTGGGGTTCGATGTGATGCATTTTAATCTGCACAAGACTTTTGCAACTCCTCACGGAATGGGTGGTCCCGGTTCGGGTCCTGTTGGGGTCAACGAACGCTTGCTGGATTTCTTACCGTCTCCGAGAGTAATCAAGAAGGATAACAATCTTTTTAGCCTTGACTATCCTAAAAATAGTATTGGGAAATCGGCACCTTTTTTAGGTCATTTTTTAGTTGCCGTGCGTGCTTATGTCTACATTTTAATGCAGGGAAATGAAGGATTGAAGGAAGTCAGTCGAAAGGCGGTCCTCAATGCGAATTATGTTTTATCTAGACTTCGTTCTGTTTTCCCTCCTGCTTATGACCGTTTATGTATGCATGAATGTGTCCTTACGGCTATGCCTTATCATGATTGGGAAGTAAGGGCTTTAGATTTTGCCAAGGCACTGCTTGACCGTGGTTTTCATGCACCAACAGTCTACTTTCCGTTAACAGTCAAAGAGGCTTTAATGATTGAACCTACAGAAACAGAAACAAAGGAGACACTGGACCAATTTTGCGATACGATGTTGGAATTATCTGAATTGGCAAAACAGAACCCAGATGAGTTAAGAAATGCTCCTATGACTACACCCGTTCAGCGATTGGATGAAGTAAAAGCAGCTAAGGAACTGAATGTTGTTCGTCCATTAAACACTTCGAAAACATAGCAAGAGAAGGAGACGACAATGCTTAAACCCAGAAAACCTAAATTATTAGATGGGGTAAAACTGAGCGAGGTTATTAAATCAGAATTAAAAAATAGGATTGAAGAATTGAAAGA contains:
- the gcvPB gene encoding aminomethyl-transferring glycine dehydrogenase subunit GcvPB, translated to MDLIYERCNHRQAFSFRSNKELDVPFPQELKRQKSAELPEVSELDVVRHFTHLSRRNMGIDMNFYPLGSCTMKYNPKIADVVSSFVGFTQLHPQLLYSETYLDYVQGALELVYHLEQLLSEISGMRAVSIQPMAGAHGELTGVLMMSAYHKYHKNTHKKIMLIPDSAHGTNPASAAIAGFQVREIPSNSQGTLDLDRFREAMNDEVAGIMLTCPNTHGLFEKDIQEIADLAHRHDALLYYDGANLNAIIGQCRPGDLGFDVMHFNLHKTFATPHGMGGPGSGPVGVNERLLDFLPSPRVIKKDNNLFSLDYPKNSIGKSAPFLGHFLVAVRAYVYILMQGNEGLKEVSRKAVLNANYVLSRLRSVFPPAYDRLCMHECVLTAMPYHDWEVRALDFAKALLDRGFHAPTVYFPLTVKEALMIEPTETETKETLDQFCDTMLELSELAKQNPDELRNAPMTTPVQRLDEVKAAKELNVVRPLNTSKT